attttatttgtgtgtgtttgttttaaatgtctgtataaacataagaaaaagtcATGAAATAAACACACTCAATTTACTAACTCTGAGAGATATGAATTGTAGTGATAGAAAGAGGGTCTTTAGCCTTGTAGATAATTTTGCAATAGATGAGTTATGATCTTTTTCCCCTGTTTTGTGTTTACTTTTCAAACAAAGTCACtgtcttgaaattaaaaaataaaatagtcgaTGCTCCAAACTACCCTACATTAGACCTAGTGGGACAGGACCCCTATCTGAGAAGGAAAAAAGTGTGCTTTAGCTGCTGTTCATTGCAATGGAATGTAGTCTCTTGAGGTGAGATTTGGTTCTGTGAGCTCCACTTGTTTCACGGCTGTCTGCTAGATCTTAAGTCTGTCCCtgacacaaaaaaagagaaaagcatccCAGGGATGTGGCAATGTCTAAGTTTAGACTACTAATCAGTATTTTGGGGATTCTTGATGGTTTCTCTTGTACTTACTACTTTTGCAGATGGGAAAGGGAGGTGCCCAGGTGTGGTCCTCCAGACACTGGCTCCAATTGCTGCCCTTGAGGATGTAGTGGTCATTGCACTTAAACGTGATTCTGTCACTTACATTCACAGGCCCCGAAGAACTGAACTCTCCATTCACCAGCACAGGATCAGTGGCccactgaagaagaaaataagcaaCAATCTGAAAGGGCAAGGCTGAAGCCCAACACAGCAAAGGCCAGACCTCCTCAGTCTTCAGTGAGAAAATAGCAAATTAGAGCTAGTACTGCACATTTTTAATTGAGTGAAGTACGTGGTACTACCATATCAATGCAGAATGAAAAAAAGAGGAGATTGACCTAAGTACAGCCCAAAAGAGCTTTGTCATGCACAAGAACATGAATTGGCAACTGAAGGTAATTAATTACGTAACTGAAAGTTACCAATCATGTTTATTGTGCTGTTATATTAAGCATGGCTCAAAATAGTAAGCCTATGTTTGAGGCAAGTATTTCCTTCCCTTTCATCCAGCCAAATATACACTTacttagcattttttattttgttgtgcttTTTCCCATGGCATGGAACAAAACAGGAGAGAATGCACAGGAATATATGAGTTTGGTTATATGAATGAAGGATAATAATATTGGTGTGCTCTACTCTAGGTATACAAGAGAACTAATGcaactattctttaaaaaatagtagtAATAAATAGGATATGGATTAATTATTCCCTATCTCCACAGAGGATACCAGAAATGAgttttgtgaccttgagcaagtcagttAGATCTCAATTGTCACATTGGTAAACTGAGAATATAAACTATTCCCAGTTCAAAAGTTATATGATAGGTGAAATAAAATGATACGATGCacttacttcaaaataataaagtgagGATATACATGAAACAAGGTTAGTCATGTGTGGATAATTGATGAAATTGTGTGATGAGTCCATATGAGTGAATTTGACTCTTCTGTcttttgtatacattttaaattttccataacataaacatttttaaagcactaTAAGGTTAAACAAATTATAGCAAAAAAATTAGTTCTAATATCtggaagaaattatttctttcccATAGAGGGAATTGATTCTATTAATTCAACTAAATTAATACTGATCAAGATCTGATCATGGAGCTTCCGAGAGAAGCTCCTCCACTGGAGTGCTTTAAAAGAGGTCTCCTAGAAAttgagaatttttgttttcttataaagttTTACCACAGCCTATAGGAAGTAGGATGTGAAGGAGTAAAACAGGATATCAATATGGGCAAAGATAACAGAAAGATCTAACTTACAGCGGCACTCAGTAGTGGTGTTATCCCACTCCTTAGAGGCATTGCAAAAAAGGGTCTTCTTTCCTACCAGGTGGTAGCCCTTGATACAAACATAAGTCCCCAGAATCTGTCCTTCCACCTCCTTTGCGACAAATATGCTATTGTCCACTGGAGGAAGTTCTGGACAGTGCTCTgctggaaggaaaaagaaaacagattcactTGGCATATCATGTGCTGTCAGGGAGCTCTTATTAGATTTCCCCATCCTCATGTGTTTTTGCTGGATTATTGATCCTGATGCCTGTACTCTTCCATGTCCATGTACATCCACGTCCTTCCCTTCCAAcagatttccaatttttttttttttttttgagacggagtctcgctgtgtcaccaaggctggagtgcagtggcccaatctcagctcactgcaaactctgcctcccgggttcacgccattctcctgcctcaacctcccaagtagctgggactacaggcacccgccaccacacccagctaattttttgtattttcagcagagacggggtttcaccgtgttagccaggatggtcttgatctcctgacctcgtgatccgcccaccttggcctctcaaagtgctgggattacaggcgggagccgccgcgcctggccggaTTTCCAAAGTTTTATTTCCAAATGTATAACAGGAATTTTACTCAAATTCAGCCACAAGTTGTCCACTTCTAAACAAATAATCCCCTACCCAAACAGCGGTCCTGGAGTTTATAACAAGTAAGACCTCCCAGGATTTTGAAATTGGTACTCTTTTTGCTCCCAGAACAGAAAGGGAAAGTAAACAGTAACCACCCACTTCAGAGATCAGGGTCATCATTTAAATGTACACTAAGCTCCTATTGAGTGCAGAGCATTAGGCCAATTTGAGATTTTTCAATAGAAGAATACATATTATAAATGTAAACTTCCTTAAAGACCTAGACAGAGGTCCTCAAAACACCGCAAACGGACACCAAGTGCCTGTAAGCTGAGTTGAAGGAAAGCATACGTACCATCTGAAGCAGAAACCCGCCACGCAACCATAAGACAGCACGCACACCAGAAAAACATCTGGTGATCAAAGTCCtctccccaggctggaattcacCCAGCTCAGACACCtggtttgaaaaaaaatagatcttCTAACACTGCTTAAGACCAGCCCAACCACCTCCTTTCTAGAGAAGAGGTTATATTGATTTACCCTCCctggagaaaatgaaaagaaaaaatcttacgACAGGAAATCAGAACAGCTGTAAGGAAGCTGGTATAGGGAGGAACAGCAAAAATACAAAGGGAAGGTAAAACAGTTGCCAGGTTTAAAACTCAGTTTCAGAAATTTCCTGGTTTCTGGGAATGCAAATCCAGTTGACCAGTCGTTTTGAACCGCAGGCTTATCGTTCCCCAACAAACGTGGGCCAAATGGTCTTGCCATGACCTTGACTTCTGTCAATATTTGCGAATGTTTACAGTCCAACTTTCTGTAACTCTGGCCAGCATTGGGGAAAGAGAACAGGCTGTCAATCCCTGATTCTTGCCCAGGTAGGACCCAATTTTGAATGCTACCTCATCCTCCTTTCCTGAATACCAGATATCCTAAGGCTGTAAGCAGCACTGAAGACGAAAGCTCAAGGAAGTAAACTAACCTTACCTGTCTCTGTCCCTCCAGAGTTAGGCCTTCCCAGCAAGGAGCTGGTCTTAACTGACTCCAAAGCTGAGAGCTCCAAAGTCCTGCAGTGACACATTGTTCTCGCTTGCCAGGCCTGTACCCAGGCTTCCTACTTTGTGGCTCTTCCAGTGACAAGATTTGGCCTGAGTCCAGAGTTAACCAAATGAGCAAAGAGAGAGGTGAGGGGAATCCTTTGGTCTCAGGAATTAAGGCATGAAAAACTGTTTTGAGGGCCCCCATATCATCTTGCTTGTGACTACTATAACACTTGGTTGGTTCTCTGTGCCCTAATTATGAAACTGGGGTAAAATTCCTACAAAATTTCAGGTTTTAATAGAGTAATAAAGCATTAAGGACACAGTAAGGTTGAAAATGTTCTTCTCTTCCCTATCCGTTATTACTATTTGTAATGATTAATCTATGTCTTTCTCCTAAAAGGAATCAAGATATGCCACCCCCAAATATTTGGCACAAAGATTCTTTTAAGCTGAAGATATTTGAGATTCAGtgacatggaaaggaacagaggTTTTGGGGGCTTTCCTTACCTGACAGAAGCCAGCAACCTTGGAGATAAGGTTAACATAAATTCCTTTTCAGGGTAGGTCTATCCTGGAGGGGAGAGCATGAGTAAAACATATTTCAAATTCCTTCTCCAGGGAAATTTCATGGCCTTGAAGGAGACAGGAAGAACACTCGTACTTATATACACAAACATTATCACAAAACTTTCTAATTTCCTACTTTTCCCCTGAAAACCCACTTACCTTTCCAAAaaataatctgttttcttttttgtttgagatggtgtcttggcatgatctcagctcactgcaacctccacctccctggttcaggcgattcttgtgcctcagtctcccgagtagctgagattataggcatgccctaccatgcctggctaatttttgtatttttagtagagacggggtttcaccatgttggccaaacttgtcttgaactcctgacctcaaatgatccacccgccttggcctcccaaagtgctgggattataggcgtgagccactgcacctggccagtaatCTGTTTTCTTATAAGTGTCTTTCTTCTCCCCACCTTCACCTATTAAGATGATGTATAAGCCCCAATTCTAACCAACTTTTTGAATTACTCATCACTGAGTTTTCCCACATGTACTCAAGTTACATGTATAAATAGAATTTtctctcctgttaatctgtcatAGTCTAATTTGCAGGTCCCAGCCACTGAATACAATATGGTAGAGGAAAGgtgtttttttcctcccctttaTTCCCACAGGAAACTGCTAACTCCAGGACAGGGTTTGTGTCTGATTTGTATTTGTATTCCCTTCCACGGTGCTTCATATTGCAAAGCAGTtgtctgttaaatgaatgaaagtaatgcagaaataaatgaaaaaaacacagTCATCCAGAAACTACCACAGCCCCCAAAATCCATATGATCACTTGCCATTTATCACATGCTGCCTTATGATTTTTTATGTCTTATCTTTTCTCAACTAATACGCAAATTCCTATAGTGTAAGCACCCTCTAAGATAtgattttcaaaaagttaaaaatatgacacttttttttaaggatggccattctaactggtgtgagatggtatctcactgtggttttgatttgcatttctctgatggccagtgatgaggagcatttcttcatgtgttttttggctgcataaatgtcttcttttgagaagtgtctgttcatgtcctctgcccactttttgatggggttgtttgtttttttcttgtaaatttgtttgagttcattgtagattctggatattagccctttgtcagatgagtaggttgcaaaaattttctcccattgtgtaggttgcctgttcactctgatgatagtttcttttgctgtgcagaagctctttagtttaatgagatcccatttgtcgattttggcttttgttgccattgcttttggtgttttagacatgaagtccttgcccacgcctatgtcctgaatggtattgcctaggttttcttgtaggattttaatggttttaggtctaacatataagtctttaatccatcttgaattaatttttgtataaggtgtaaggaagggatccagttgcagctttctacatatggctagccagttttcccagcaccatttattaaatagggaatcctttccccatttcttgtttttgtcaggtttatcaaagatcagatagttgtagctatgcagcatcatttctgagggctctgttctgttccattgatctatgtctctgttgtggtaccagtaccatgaaacaacaggtgctggagaggatgtggagaaataggaacacttttacactgttggtgggactgtaaactagttcaaccattgtggaagtcagtgtggcgattcctcagggatctagaactagaaataccatttgacccagccatcccattactgggtatatacccaaaggactataaatcatgctgctataaagacatatgcacacgtatgtttattgcggcactattcacaatagcaaagagttggaaccaacccaaatgtccaacaacgatagactggattaagaaaatgtggcacatatacaccatggaatactatgcagccataaaaaatgatgagttcgtgtcctttctagggacatggatgaaactggaaaacatcattctcagtaaactatcgcaaggacaaaaaaccaaacaccgcatgttctcactcataggtgggaattgaacaatgagaactcatggacacaggaaggggaacatcacgctccggggactgttgtggggtagggggaggggggagggacagcattaggagatacacctaatgctaaatgacgagttaatgggtgcaggaaatcaacatggcacatggatacatatgtaacaaacctgcacattgtgcacatgtaccctaaaaccctaaagtataataaaaatttaaaaaaaaaaatatgacacTTAAGTAAAtataagatgaatatatatcaaagATTTAATTCaactcattaattaatgaggAAACATTCAGATGCTACAACTTGTTCAAAGAAGAATTTGAGGAATAGGAATGCATATAGTTAGTCAGTCAAAAGCATTCTGAAGTGACCTTTCCAATAGATACAAAACTGGTTAATATCCTACAGAGTAACAAACTGTAATATTTGCAATTGGCTTTTCTACCTGGTGGaaagtaattaaaacaaaatgaacaaaatatatttgCTCTACTATAATCAGGAATCATTTGCATTGTTCTCAGATAAGAATCATTTGCCTTCCTATAAATTTACTGCAAATTAACCTCTGTGCTTAAAGAGTTctaaaagaacttttaaaaaattcaatcagTCACATACTCCTGTGAATTGATCATCTCCAGGGGGCCTGCTAGAAAAATGCCCAGGAATCCATTGAGCATTTACTCCAATGATCTCTTTTTGCTAATCCTAagctttgaataatttttatttacatatccCATGTTCTACTTGTTGAGGAATGCATGTTCTTCAGTATCTTTTATAGATTTATATACAGAATGtttgtacaataaattattttaaaaaggaaaatctaatTTAGCCCTACATAAATATGGACATAAAATAGAACATGTATTACAGGAAATAATTGCAAGTAATTCTTCATCTTAATGGCTTACTTCAGATTCAGAACTATTAGGACTTTAGAAACCATATCGCTTAAACTATTGTCTTACTAATATTTCTccgtaaaatataaaaatacaaaaatattcacaCTAAGTGGGCTCTATAGAGACAATAAATAGCATCACAAAGTTTGGGTCAGGTTTTTTCTGTCAAATGAGTTGGAAGAAAACTTTGCCTCAAAAGTTTTTGGATTTTAGAATTACAGattaaagagagaaacagaaagtgaTCTGGAGAGAGAGACCAAGAGTAATATGGTGGGTTTTAGGGGAGAGGCAGAATCAGAgatagatgcagagaaatagagaTGCTTAGGAAGGGGTGTCTGGGAGCTCTGAAGGACAAGTCTCCACCTGGCACTGCCATTGTCCCCCTGCCCCAACCCtgctcttccctcctcagccctcTCTCCCCACAGGACCAGCAAGAGCatcagagacagagatggagacaaAAGACAGACAGAGGAGACACTGACAGAGTGaatcagagagagacagacacagaggaatttctcctcttccctctgcctccctcctcccctccccgacACCTCCCGCCTCActaccttcctgcctccctctgctcCCCTTCCGAGGCTGCATGTTCTTCAGGACTTTCCCTCAGCTCCAGGACAGGGTCCTCCTGGAGCTCCCGATGGGTGAATATTTACACcacaaaagtaaataaagatTACAGGCTTATATATTTTACTCTGTGTATCCAAAATTAGGTAAATTGATAAATGAGCATTTGCAGGCTCTTCTATTCCTTTGAACATTAAAAGATAATTGGATCTATGCCAGATTGTTTCCTGGAGAACTGGGGTAATAGATCAGGTGAAACTGTTGTTCTCAGACTGGTTTCATTGCTTTACAATGGAATGGGcaagctgggcgtagtggctcatgcctgtaatcccaacactttgggaggccgaggcaggtggatagcttgagcccaggagttcgagaccagcatagcaagacctcatctctacaaaaaaaaaaaaaaaaaaatatatatatatatatatatatatatattagacaggcatggtggcatgtgcctgtagtcctagatatttgggaggctgagacaggaggatcacctgagtccaggagatgaaggcttcagtgagctgtaattgcaccactgcactccagtgtaggcaacaaagcaagaaactgtttcaaaaaaacaaacaacaacaacaacaaaacacaaagaaatgggcAGATGGTAGTTAAAGGAAGAGATCAGGAGGTGAGGAAGGAGGAGTAGAAATATAAAAGTCCGCAATGCCCAATCTGGGGGAAGAGTTGTGGGAAGTTATAAAAGGGGCACACACATTGcagtgtgtgtaagattttaagaGAATTCGGGAAAGACTATTTTAAGAAGTTCTGCAGGGTGTCGTGAATGGATTCCCTTTGGTCTTTGTCAAGAGAATTCAGAAAAGATTTAAATTGCTCTTCTAATTGTTTTTTACATGTTGGGTTGATGTTTCTTGAATGCCTCACCAAAACAACCTGGGCCAGAAAAGCATGGGGGGCGCACGGCCACATATTCAAACTTATGTACAAGGCATTtgaggttggggcatggaaaatACTGAGGCACTGTGTGTATGTTATTTGTCCATAAGAATGTAATTCCTTGACCCTGAAAACAGGACAAGGAGTGGAGTGTGTGATAAGGAACGCTGAAAACAGCCTCCTGAGAATGCAGTTTGAGTGCTTTTACAAGGCCACAGGTGTCTCACAACCCGACCTCAAAAAGCCATCTGGTGGatgtttgtgttttaacaagccctttcAATGAATACATGGTGAGCAGATATTGGGGCGGACTCTCTCAGAAGAGCTGCCCCCTGCCCTGCTCAGCTGGAATTTTCTGAGAACTCATTCTTGGCATTCACTGCAAGCTATAAGCTTTGCAAAAAGTAGCCTTAAGGCAGATTCCatgagaatataaatttttaaaagaatttttaaaaatcaaattgtgCATGAAACACTGTAGAATAAGCTTTAATTATGAGTTTAGACGGACCTGCACTGTGGGAAGATCAGAGTTGATGCATTGTTACTCTAAGTTTTAGGGGACAAGAATAAGTCACCTTAAAATATGCCTCTTTGGCATAAAGATTATTTTGAACTGCAGGCAAATGAGATGCAATGGAAGCAGAAAGAAGCCTTCCTGGAGTCTCTCTTAGATGACTAGAAGCAGAAACTTCGGAGGAATGAGGACTGCTGTAAGTCCCTTCTCCCGAGGGAGCTTTATGTCCATAAAGAAGGCAGTGTCAAGACAGACCTACACAAATCTTCTCCATTAGTTTCTTTCAGGTATTTGCCTTCTCAAAATTTGCAGCCCTAGAAACTCAAcattcttttcctttgtcttgtcacttctctaCAAAGTTATTGCTCTTTTGTGAAGATGCTATATAAATCTAAGCTCTAACTCCCCTGTGAGTTACTCATCATGAGGTTCCTCCCAGGTGgggtgtgctgcacacattaataaattgtt
The DNA window shown above is from Symphalangus syndactylus isolate Jambi chromosome 19, NHGRI_mSymSyn1-v2.1_pri, whole genome shotgun sequence and carries:
- the C4BPB gene encoding C4b-binding protein beta chain; this translates as MFFWCACCLMVAWRVSASDAEHCPELPPVDNSIFVAKEVEGQILGTYVCIKGYHLVGKKTLFCNASKEWDNTTTECRCKLDLSWATDPVLVNGEFSSSGPVNVSDRITFKCNDHYILKGSNWSQCLEDHTWAPPFPICKSRDCDPPGNPAHGYFEGNNFTLGSTISYYCKDRYYLVGMQEQQCIDGEWSSALSVCKLIQEAPKPECERALLAFQESKDLCEAMENFKQQLKESGMTMEVLKYSLELKKAELKAKLLQHCS